CATACGGGGTGGTGGCAGGCCATGCTGGATGCTGGATTAGACCCGGATGCGCAAGTTGATATGCCGGAGCTGATGACCCAAGCCGATGGGCGCTCGGCTGTACCGGCGATCTTGGGAGCCGCTGAAAGGCCGACAGCGGCTGTCTGTTTCAATGATTTGGTGGCCTTTGGCATGATGACCACCTTGCGGCGGGCGGGTGTCGAACCTGGGCCGGAAATGGCAATCACCGGTTATGACGACATTGATGGTGCCGATGCCCGAACACCGGCTCTGACAACGGTCGGCGCGCAACCAGACAAGATTGGCCGATTGGCAGCACTGACTCTGCTTCGGCAAATCGCGGGTGACCGTGTTCCGAACACCCCAATTGTTATCGAGCCGCAGCTCCGCGTCCGGGAGAGTTCGCCGCCGCCGGGAGTGCGGTTGGCGCCGCAGTTACCTGACTAAACACTTCGACAAAAATGGGCGGCATGGCCGCCCATCCCTTTGTCCAGATGACGTTTCACCTAACGCGGTTCGTCTTTCAATCCCTTGAAGATCGTATAACACGCGAGCAACAAGACGATTGTGAAGGGAAAGCCCGTAGAGACTGCCATGGCCTGCAAGGCCCCGAGGCCGCCGCCCAGTAAGAGCGCAATCGCGACCAAGCCCTCGAACGTGCACCAGAAGACCCGTTGAGAAACAGGCGCATCCACCTTGCCACCGGCGGTGATCGTATCAATGACCAGGGATCCGGAGTCCGATGAGGTCACGAAGAAGACGATTACCAGGATGATGGCAATGAACGACGTGATGGATGCAAACGGCAGGTCCGCAAGCATTCCGAACAAGGATAGCTCGGGGCTGTAGGATGCGATCACGTATTCACGAACCTGACTTCCCGAATCCGTCAGCACTTGGTGGATCGCAGTGCCGCCAAACGCGGTCATCCAGAGCACCGAGACGATAGATGGAATGATCAGAACGCAGATTACGAACTCGCGCACCGTGCGGCCGCGGCTGACCCGGGCGATAAACATGCCGACAAACGGCGACCAGGAAATCCACCACGCCCAATAAAACGCAGTCCAGCCCTGCCGGAAACCGTCATCTTCCCGCCCGAAGGGCATGGAAAGCGGCACGACTTCTCGCGCATAGGCGCCCAGGTTGGCAAAGAAATCGCTGACGATCGTCATGGTTGGACCGGCAATGATTACGAACAGCAGCAGCAAAGCCGCAATCATCATATTGATCTCTGACAGCACCTTCACGCCGCCGTCGAGACCCCGCATGACCGAAACAAGCGCGACAAGTGTGATCCCAATGATCAGGAACACCTGTGCTGTGCTGCTGACCGGAATGCCGAAGACAAACTCCAGCCCGGCATTGGCTTGCTGAGCACCAAATCCGAGGGATGTGGCAAGGCCAAAGAGGGTCGCGAAAACGGCAAGAATGTCGATCACATGCCCCGGCCATCCCCAAGTCCGTTCCCCGAAGATTGGGTAGAAGACCGAACGCATGGTCAATGGCAGGCCTTTGTTAAAGGAGAACAAGGCCAGCGAAAGCGCAACAACGGCATAGATCGCCCAGGGGTGCAGCCCCCAGTGATA
This window of the Roseibium alexandrii DFL-11 genome carries:
- a CDS encoding BCCT family transporter; protein product: MSDDTSNQGIPDPDGAANMIDTDYEIGQDNIETQVGPFNLDIHNPVFLVSGLTIVAFVFLTLAFQTEVGPIFDAMRKWLTSNLDWFFILSGNVFVLVCLTLIVTPLGSVRIGGKDADPDYTYFGWFAMLFAAGMGIGLMFFGVLEPVYHMAFSSPLGVPSPFDADGNLIEENVAAAKAMGMAATIYHWGLHPWAIYAVVALSLALFSFNKGLPLTMRSVFYPIFGERTWGWPGHVIDILAVFATLFGLATSLGFGAQQANAGLEFVFGIPVSSTAQVFLIIGITLVALVSVMRGLDGGVKVLSEINMMIAALLLLFVIIAGPTMTIVSDFFANLGAYAREVVPLSMPFGREDDGFRQGWTAFYWAWWISWSPFVGMFIARVSRGRTVREFVICVLIIPSIVSVLWMTAFGGTAIHQVLTDSGSQVREYVIASYSPELSLFGMLADLPFASITSFIAIILVIVFFVTSSDSGSLVIDTITAGGKVDAPVSQRVFWCTFEGLVAIALLLGGGLGALQAMAVSTGFPFTIVLLLACYTIFKGLKDEPR